A section of the Melopsittacus undulatus isolate bMelUnd1 chromosome 3, bMelUnd1.mat.Z, whole genome shotgun sequence genome encodes:
- the ELOVL5 gene encoding very long chain fatty acid elongase 5 has protein sequence MDFVDRTINSYLDVWLGPRDPRVKGWLLLENYTPTFIFSVFYLLIVWLGPKYMRNKQPFSCRGILVVYNLGLTLLSLYMFYELVTGVWEGGYNFFCQDTHSGGEADMKIIRVLWWYYFSKLIEFMDTFFFILRKNNHQITVLHVYHHATMLNIWWFVMNWVPCGHSYFGATLNSFIHVLMYSYYGLSAVPAMRPYLWWKKYITQGQLTQFVLTIFQTSCGVVWPCAFPQGWLYFQIFYMISLIILFTNFYIQTYNKKASSRRKEYQNGSTATVNGYTNSFSSLENNVKQRKQRKD, from the exons acCCCAGAGTAAAAGGATGGCTTCTTCTGGAGAACTATACACCTACCTTCATCTTCTCAGTCTTCTACTTACTAATCGTATGGCTAGGACCAAAGTACATGCGGAATAAGCAACCCTTCTCGTGCAGGGGTATTCTAGTGGTCTACAACCTTGGACTTACGCTGCTTTCTCTGTATATGTTTTATGAG CTGGTGACAGGAGTATGGGAAGGAGGATACAATTTCTTCTGTCAGGATACTCACAGTGGAGGAGAAGCTGATATGAAG ATCATACGTGTCCTCTGGTGGTACTATTTCTCCAAACTCATTGAGTTCATGGAtaccttctttttcattttgcgGAAAAATAATCATCAGATAACTGTTCTGCACGTCTACCACCATGCAACAATGCTGAACATTTGGTGGTTTGTTATGAACTGGGTGCCTTGTGGTCACT cTTACTTTGGTGCCACACTGAATAGCTTTATCCATGTTCTCATGTACTCCTACTATGGATTGTCTGCTGTTCCAGCAATGCGTCCTTATCTGTGGTGGAAGAAGTACATCACTCAGGGGCAGCTG ACTCAGTTTGTCCTGACAATCTTCCAGACCAGCTGTGGTGTTGTTTGGCCATGTGCATTTCCTCAGGGGTGGCTGTATTTCCAGATTTTTTATATGATTTCTTTGATTATCCTCTTCACAAATTTCTACATCCAG ACTTACAACAAGAAGGCATCCTCGAGGAGGAAAGAGTATCAGAACGGCTCTACAGCCACTGTGAACGGGTacacaaacagcttttcttcccttgaGAACAAtgtgaaacaaaggaaacaaaggaaggATTGA
- the GCM1 gene encoding chorion-specific transcription factor GCMa, with product MLKGADDVVMEHEDSASRHGEMTSWDINDIKLPQDVRQIDGFQEWPDSYVKHIYSSEDKNAQRHHSSWAMRNTNNHNSRILKKSCLGVVICGNNCSTLDGRKIYLRPAICDKARQKQQRKCCPNCNGPLRLLSCRGHGGYPVTNFWRHEGQFIYFQSKGAHDHPRPETKLEAEARRSTQKAQTAFSPSCPRLKRIQDLESPTGAVPTQEALPPLLSKPDTSSLPDNFRGHISKSSQESVLGSCSGWPPCSRAGEDVSSREVLAWSRSPALGSSPNIRRPGSSPAVPCTAPSPQHCAHPSTPHTLPVEEDGHGPFRNSTGPLGDGSREDKYPLAYNSCCLPPLPYPAPQGGPCPMASGAQHQQLSVPPRGSEGHDGEGGHHMGLNYCNNDMFFNLYPLR from the exons ATGCTGAAAGGTGCAGATGATGTTGTTATGGAGCATGAGGACTCTGCTTCCAGACATGGAGAAATGACAAGCTGGGATATCAATGACATCAAACTTCCCCAG GATGTAAGACAGATAGATGGGTTTCAAGAATGGCCAGATTCCTACGTCAAGCATATCTATAGCTCAGAAGATAAAAATGCCCAGAGGCACCACAGCAGCTGGGCAATGAGAAACACCAACAACCACAATTCTCGCATCTTAAAAAAGTCCTGTCTTGGAGTGGTGATCTGTGGCAACAACTGCTCAACCTTGGATGGGAGGAAGATCTACCTAAGACCAGCCATATGTGATAAAGCAAGGCAAAAACAACAGC GGAAATGCTGTCCAAACTGCAATGGGCCCCTGAGGCTCCTTTCCTGCCGAGGCCATGGGGGTTACCCAGTTACCAACTTTTGGAGGCATGAAGGACAATTCATATATTTTCAG TCCAAAGGAGCTCATGACCATCCACGTCCAGAAACAAAATTAGAAGCAGAAGCAAGAAGATCAACCCAAAAAGCACAGACAGCTTTTTCTCCATCTTGTCCAAGATTAAAAAGAATACAGGATCTTGAG TCTCCGACAGGTGCAGTGCCGACGCAGGAGGCTTTGCCTCCACTTCTTTCCAAGCCAGACACTTCCTCACTACCGGATAATTTCAGGGGACACATAAGCAAAAGCTCACAGGAGTCGGTGCTGGGCAGCTGCTCCGGGTGGCCGCCATGCTCCAGAGCTGGGGAGGATGTGAGCTCCAGAGAGGTGCTGGCCTGGAGCAGGAGCCCAGCCCTCGGGAGCAGCCCCAACATCAGGAGGcctggcagcagccctgctgtccCCTGCACAGCCCCTTCCCCCCAGCACTGCGCTCACCCCAGcaccccacacaccctgcccGTGGAGGAGGATGGACATGGTCCCTTCAGGAATAGCACTGGTCCCTTGGGGGATGGATCCCGTGAGGACAAATATCCGCTGGCCTAcaacagctgctgcctccctcccctGCCCTACCCTGCGCCTCAGGGaggtccctgccccatggcaagTGGGGCACAGCACCAACAGCTCTCAGTGCCTCCGAGGGGCAGTGAAGGACATGATGGTGAGGGAGGGCACCACATGGGTCTCAACTACTGCAACAATGACATGTTTTTTAACCTGTACCCGTTACGGTGA